The genomic segment ggaagaaggcggcaaaGACCTGCCTCCTTCcccctccgttttctcttcgtcgttcctCTTTGCCATCTCCTAagcctctctgtccttctgtctccttttttgtctctccttctgtcgctcctctgtctcttcattCTTCTTCGGGGCTTGCTGAGGATTGCcaccctgtctcttctgtctctccacctgtGTCGGGTGTCTCTGGGTCTCGCGCGTACGCCCAAACAGCGAAGGGaattccttttctctgcacactcttcctctttctcgacgTTCTGCTGATTCTCAGCCTCTCCTGCTCTGCCTCACCTGACGTCTCCCCTCGCCGGTTACAGGAGGAATTTGTCGGcattccttttctccctgtcTTCGCTCCTACAGATCCTTTCCccgtttcgtcttcctcctcttcctctccttctccttcttcctcttctccttcttcctcttctccttcttcctctccttctccttcttcctctccttctccttcttcccctcctttatcctctccttcttcttccactttgtctagctcgtcttcctccaACTCGTCTGTGGATTTTTCATCTCTTCGGTTGTCTCCGGAGTCTTTGCCCTTCCCTTTGACTGCGGCTCTTGTGTCGTCCTCTGAATCGCCTGCGCGCAGCTCGCTGGGTGAGGATCAGCTTCTCCCCATCCTAAGAcctcctttcgcttctcctctccttgtctATCGCGGAATTGTCTTCCCTGCAGCTACTGCCGAGTATCTAAaggcgtcgccttcttccccttctcctccttctctttcatcatcatctttttcttcttcgccgtcttcttcgttttctccttctgcgtcttcttcttcttcacattCGTCGTCGCCAGCGAAGAGTCGCTTTTCGTCGGACGTGTCTTTGGGATTTTTCGCGCCGCTGCAGAACCAGTTGTTTCCGGTGGCGGTTCCTGCTGCTCTCCTCGAATATAAGCCGGGGCGCTGTCCGCTAGGCGAGACCTCCGCCTGCGGCGGCAAAGGCGTCTCTCCCGGGGTGCCCCGCGAGCCAGCGTCGGatctcgcttctgcctctgtgactgaggcagaaggaagaaaacgacaagaggagagagatgagagaggggagagagaggagagagaggagaaagaggaaagcgaggcagacggagagggaggggaaggagaaaaggaagcagaaaaggaaggagaaaaggaagaagacgacgttCAAGGTTGGGGTCCGTTCTTTGTTCGAGTCCGAGGTCTTGCTGAAGCTACGGATCTTCAAAGAGAACTTCAGATAGCGGAAGATTCTGAGTTTTTTGCGAGCACGAACGAATCGCAGAttgcttcctttttcctcagaAACCACAGTGCGACTCCTCCCTCGCATGCAGCCCAGAAGTCAACTCGGGAGGCAAATCAAAGACTCCAGACGGACTCATCCACATacccttcctctctgcactcttcaggttcctcttcgtcttcttcctcttcttctccttctccttcttcctcctcttcgtcccaTCCTCGTTCTCCCACAAAGTCTCCGGCTGGTCGTTTTAGCTCTCACCCAACCGattttctgccttcgtcgTGGACTTTCTCCTTGCCTGTGCCGCCTCGAGGCAGTTGGCGACTGGAGCAACCTCTTCTCCGCGCTCAGAAAATCTTTGAGGACGCATGCATTGCTCTGTATCGgctgccgtcttcttcgtcttcttcttcgtcttcttcgtcttcttcttcgtcttcgtcttcttcttctcttccgtcttcgGCTGcgggaggggaagaaggggaggtGCCTGTGGGGGCGGCGTCGCGCCGAGAATTACGagctgaagaggagagacagacagttccttctctgtcttctttcgatGATGAACGTCCCAGAGAGGGATcggaagacgacagagactTCCTTCCGACATCGTGTGAAGAGGCGTTTCGCCGATTTGACGGCGAACGAGTGGACATCtcgaagaacgaggagcgaACAGGAGAGTCACCTTTTCAGAGTTCCAAGAAAGAAGTCGACGCTTTCAATCTGTCTTCGGTCTCGTGGCAGATGGGGAAGGCTCCTGTCGTTTGCCATCCCCTCATTCATAAGAGCAGCATGCGCC from the Toxoplasma gondii ME49 chromosome IX, whole genome shotgun sequence genome contains:
- a CDS encoding hypothetical protein (encoded by transcript TGME49_264970~Predicted trans-membrane domain (TMHMM2.0):1193-1216) encodes the protein MTPRFNFPRGKKAAKTCLLPPPFSLRRSSLPSPKPLCPSVSFFVSPSVAPLSLHSSSGLAEDCHPVSSVSPPVSGVSGSRAYAQTAKGIPFLCTLFLFLDVLLILSLSCSASPDVSPRRLQEEFVGIPFLPVFAPTDPFPVSSSSSSSPSPSSSSPSSSSPSSSPSPSSSPSPSSPPLSSPSSSTLSSSSSSNSSVDFSSLRLSPESLPFPLTAALVSSSESPARSSLGEDQLLPILRPPFASPLLVYRGIVFPAATAEYLKASPSSPSPPSLSSSSFSSSPSSSFSPSASSSSSHSSSPAKSRFSSDVSLGFFAPLQNQLFPVAVPAALLEYKPGRCPLGETSACGGKGVSPGVPREPASDLASASVTEAEGRKRQEERDERGEREEREEKEESEADGEGGEGEKEAEKEGEKEEDDVQGWGPFFVRVRGLAEATDLQRELQIAEDSEFFASTNESQIASFFLRNHSATPPSHAAQKSTREANQRLQTDSSTYPSSLHSSGSSSSSSSSSPSPSSSSSSHPRSPTKSPAGRFSSHPTDFLPSSWTFSLPVPPRGSWRLEQPLLRAQKIFEDACIALYRLPSSSSSSSSSSSSSSSSSSSSLPSSAAGGEEGEVPVGAASRRELRAEEERQTVPSLSSFDDERPREGSEDDRDFLPTSCEEAFRRFDGERVDISKNEERTGESPFQSSKKEVDAFNLSSVSWQMGKAPVVCHPLIHKSSMRQYLSFLLPQELIVYLISHYDVNILSSPGDSVFSSSSSSLSSSSSSLSSSSSLSSSSSLSSSSSSLSSSSSAFSPSVLLRAASRRLAAESRDASPRIAFNSSSFPASASVSPSLEEEEESHAVLELSDVVAPLTEAPFATTFSLAEETISHRQGTEASAVEGVLSASGAPEVARSETSLSAWPGASAKQSEKKDRIRVCYRAPSPARRNRVVLADLAAEQADMFFPYASSSPSSPASDVSPSAFSRASDRPSPELLEIGELIFHRAPVLALSADASSAFFPWIPPYAEPQVEQKENGDNDRAKRTKEKEKGDSREGKTAAFGRTASTAWTSSAFLRVNEKETVRMRRFINAGWEYEKDIEGFNLTAFNRLVLKAVPRHSRFHCPGFWEQHAFFGDAPSAFVPEEKNATDPTPGMLRFEMRERYREESSSHLFDGGYIPSPTLRTFACFYANEADPQGLPVAEVVFVMDSRDAAIIVLFVLSLVMGVPICCGISFSCHTLKHRRLRRALRRLRLVQQRDAIELHLMQELGVAPHLEEEDEEEEEEEEAGHYQQTAKAGDASKAQTHAAVR